One Gimesia sp. DNA segment encodes these proteins:
- a CDS encoding ABC transporter ATP-binding protein, whose protein sequence is MINDQQNHPPVINIENVSHSFKGHRALQGISFQVHPQSLHGFVGPNGAGKTTTLKIICTLLQPQAGKVAVFGHDVRTAVKEIRRRIGFMPDHFSTYRQMTVFEYLDFFGAAYGLKQEQRDQVINDVLTLTDMDGRRDSLISGLSRGMQQRVSLARVLVNDPDLLLLDEPASGLDPRARIELMEILQELKRMGKTIFISSHILSELAELCDSVTIIDRGLIKYSGSMDGLLNYEQEHPVYKITLESEPDAIIAALANEPGIVNVEKTPKPREMRVTFDMTILNSSALLSKIIALNGVIDSFQRDKKHLNQAFLDLTEQGVR, encoded by the coding sequence ATGATAAATGACCAACAGAATCATCCGCCTGTCATCAATATTGAGAATGTCTCGCATTCCTTCAAAGGGCATCGTGCACTTCAGGGAATCAGTTTCCAGGTTCACCCACAATCCCTGCATGGGTTCGTAGGACCAAATGGTGCCGGCAAGACGACGACGCTCAAAATCATCTGTACGCTCCTGCAACCACAGGCAGGCAAAGTTGCTGTTTTTGGGCATGACGTGCGTACCGCCGTCAAAGAGATTCGACGGCGAATCGGTTTCATGCCCGATCATTTCAGTACTTACCGACAGATGACGGTCTTCGAATATCTGGACTTCTTTGGGGCTGCTTATGGCTTAAAGCAGGAACAGCGCGATCAGGTCATCAATGATGTGCTGACATTAACGGACATGGATGGCCGCCGAGATTCGCTGATCAGCGGACTGTCACGAGGCATGCAGCAGCGGGTCAGTCTGGCACGGGTGCTGGTGAATGATCCCGACCTGCTATTGCTAGACGAACCGGCATCCGGTCTGGATCCCCGTGCCCGGATTGAGTTAATGGAAATTCTCCAGGAACTGAAGCGAATGGGCAAAACGATTTTCATCAGTTCACATATCCTCAGCGAACTCGCTGAGTTGTGTGACAGTGTAACCATTATCGACCGGGGCTTGATCAAATACAGCGGATCCATGGATGGCCTGTTGAATTATGAACAGGAACATCCCGTCTATAAGATCACCCTTGAGTCGGAACCGGATGCGATTATCGCAGCTCTGGCGAATGAACCCGGTATCGTCAATGTCGAAAAGACACCCAAACCACGGGAAATGCGGGTGACATTTGATATGACGATCCTCAATTCCAGTGCGCTGCTTTCTAAAATCATCGCACTCAATGGAGTCATAGATTCCTTCCAGCGCGACAAGAAGCACTTGAACCAGGCGTTCCTGGATCTCACAGAGCAGGGGGTACGCTGA
- a CDS encoding ABC transporter permease subunit, with the protein MKFKGIQLGLPLLSKELTELANRRRTYIIRTIYALLFLGFVGFIYIDLMSGLQNNPMAILGRGRDIFEAMIYLQFIAIYLFLPAISCSVITHEKERNSLGLLLITRLSPGTIILEKYLGRLITMLTFLTLGLPILAFAYALGGVSPAMFISGIWFLLMTMLQVAALGVLCSSFFRSTVGAFIATYVFGFFMLFGPIIVYELNLFYYRELFHVFSQVLQNIPALSNLLGNWGRSSELNLFLFGPYLFDLCSRTTGISAILGPLILSIPMLTVTLMFLIMAHYFLVRRAFLTPRNLLLNMFKKLDSQFSKINDNRVTRGIVLVQDDVKLPENDPIAWRETSKKSLGTFRYLFRILVALEVPILFLCILIATGSPEPVVPGAVMLLWGVWILTTLLLAVSATSLIAGERSHETLDVLLTAPLSGREILRQKIAGVRRLCLVLLIPLLTIVLFETWWKMEYHLAGYSYSSYRRSSYSTSWFAYFTGSMLTISIYLPMLIYLFCWIGMKIKSQTKAILTALGGVILWCLSPFILAFPLFVLNPSMNEDSVIYGVLLGPASFIVVNEIAEFHDFGSIWIPLILNSLIYGCLCFWFRHLCLGHIDERLGRLGDTPEQDYVPPAPPSNSKPVLSSPLEG; encoded by the coding sequence ATGAAATTCAAAGGAATCCAACTCGGGCTTCCGCTGCTCTCCAAAGAGCTGACAGAACTGGCCAACCGCCGTAGAACTTACATCATCCGCACCATTTATGCGCTGCTGTTCCTCGGATTTGTCGGTTTTATTTACATTGATCTGATGTCGGGACTGCAAAATAACCCGATGGCCATTCTGGGGCGGGGCCGCGATATCTTCGAGGCGATGATCTATCTGCAGTTTATCGCCATTTATCTCTTCCTGCCCGCGATTTCCTGTAGCGTGATCACCCACGAAAAAGAGCGCAACAGTCTGGGGCTGTTACTGATTACTCGACTGAGTCCCGGGACCATCATTCTCGAAAAATACCTGGGGCGTTTAATTACGATGCTCACATTCCTGACACTGGGGCTTCCAATTCTGGCTTTCGCCTATGCCCTGGGTGGGGTTTCACCGGCGATGTTTATCAGCGGGATCTGGTTTCTGCTCATGACGATGCTGCAGGTCGCCGCTTTAGGCGTTCTCTGCTCCAGTTTCTTTCGCAGTACGGTTGGTGCCTTTATTGCGACCTATGTGTTTGGTTTTTTCATGCTGTTTGGGCCGATCATCGTCTACGAACTGAATCTGTTTTATTACCGGGAACTGTTTCACGTTTTTTCACAGGTGCTGCAAAATATACCGGCTTTGAGTAATCTGCTGGGGAATTGGGGGCGATCGTCTGAATTGAACCTGTTCCTGTTCGGCCCCTACCTCTTTGATCTGTGCTCCCGTACGACCGGTATCTCCGCAATCCTGGGACCACTCATTTTGAGTATTCCCATGCTGACTGTCACCCTGATGTTTCTGATTATGGCCCATTATTTTCTCGTGCGTCGAGCCTTCCTGACGCCGCGAAATCTACTGTTAAATATGTTCAAAAAACTGGACTCGCAGTTCAGTAAAATTAATGATAATCGCGTGACACGGGGTATCGTACTGGTCCAGGATGATGTGAAGCTGCCCGAGAATGATCCCATCGCCTGGCGGGAAACATCCAAGAAATCACTGGGCACGTTTCGTTATCTGTTTCGCATCCTGGTCGCGCTGGAAGTCCCCATTCTGTTTTTGTGTATCTTGATTGCCACCGGTAGTCCGGAACCGGTAGTTCCCGGGGCGGTCATGTTGCTATGGGGTGTCTGGATCCTGACAACGCTGCTGCTCGCGGTTTCAGCGACCAGTCTGATTGCAGGGGAGCGTTCTCACGAAACACTCGATGTCCTGCTCACGGCGCCTCTCTCAGGGAGAGAAATTCTCAGACAGAAGATTGCCGGCGTCAGACGACTCTGCCTGGTGCTGTTGATTCCCCTGTTGACCATCGTGTTGTTTGAAACCTGGTGGAAAATGGAGTACCACCTGGCCGGCTATTCTTATTCGTCTTACCGCCGCTCCAGTTACTCAACAAGCTGGTTCGCCTATTTTACAGGTTCGATGCTGACGATTTCGATCTACCTGCCGATGTTGATTTATCTGTTCTGCTGGATCGGGATGAAAATCAAATCCCAGACGAAAGCCATCCTGACGGCTCTGGGGGGCGTCATTCTCTGGTGCCTGTCCCCGTTCATCCTGGCGTTTCCCCTTTTTGTATTAAATCCCTCAATGAATGAAGATTCAGTGATCTACGGCGTTCTACTGGGACCTGCTTCTTTTATCGTGGTGAATGAAATTGCTGAATTTCATGATTTCGGATCGATCTGGATTCCTCTCATCCTTAATTCCCTGATCTATGGCTGCCTATGTTTCTGGTTTCGCCACTTGTGTCTCGGGCACATTGATGAGAGACTGGGGCGGTTGGGGGACACGCCTGAACAGGATTATGTTCCTCCCGCACCACCGAGTAATTCGAAACCAGTATTGAGTTCTCCCCTGGAAGGATAG
- a CDS encoding ABC transporter ATP-binding protein, which translates to MSIQPPMVEVKNLWVRYGKYEAVKGISFTIPKGEVFGFIGPNGAGKSSTIKVLATLQREYECDAVKINGVSVHKAPHLIREMIGYMPDFFGVYEDLTAREYLHFFAAAYRINRSRRKAIVDDVLELTDLTEKIDSPVDSLSRGMKQRLALARVLLHDPDLLLLDEPASGLDPRARIEVRELLVALKEMGKTIIISSHILHELSQLCTSIGIIEAGQFVTQGSLDQIYKRLELSRVIHVQIVGEMNGICQQIEQFEGVKSVSVQADRLAIQLQEDQMAVDELHARLAATGARIRMFQAEAMDMETVFMKLTEGKTA; encoded by the coding sequence ATGAGCATACAACCTCCAATGGTGGAAGTGAAAAATCTGTGGGTCCGCTACGGTAAATATGAAGCTGTCAAAGGGATTTCGTTTACGATTCCCAAAGGCGAAGTCTTCGGTTTCATCGGCCCCAACGGTGCCGGGAAGTCATCCACGATCAAAGTTCTGGCGACGCTGCAACGGGAGTATGAATGCGACGCAGTCAAAATCAACGGAGTTTCTGTGCATAAAGCACCGCATCTGATCCGCGAGATGATCGGCTACATGCCCGATTTCTTCGGCGTGTATGAAGACCTGACCGCCCGCGAGTATCTGCACTTTTTCGCCGCCGCCTATCGCATTAATCGCAGTCGACGCAAAGCAATTGTTGACGACGTGCTGGAATTGACCGATCTGACAGAAAAGATTGACTCTCCTGTTGACTCACTGTCGCGCGGAATGAAACAGCGACTGGCCCTGGCACGCGTCCTGCTGCACGATCCGGATCTGCTGCTGCTGGATGAACCAGCCAGCGGCCTGGATCCGCGGGCGCGAATTGAGGTCCGTGAACTTCTGGTGGCCCTCAAAGAGATGGGAAAGACGATCATCATTTCCAGCCATATTCTGCACGAACTATCGCAGCTTTGTACCAGTATCGGCATTATTGAGGCAGGTCAGTTTGTCACCCAGGGATCACTGGATCAGATTTATAAACGGCTTGAGCTCAGCCGAGTCATTCACGTGCAGATTGTCGGTGAGATGAACGGGATCTGTCAACAGATCGAACAATTCGAAGGGGTCAAGTCCGTTTCCGTGCAGGCGGATCGCCTGGCAATTCAACTGCAGGAAGACCAGATGGCCGTCGATGAACTGCACGCCAGACTGGCAGCGACGGGGGCCCGGATCCGCATGTTCCAGGCGGAAGCCATGGATATGGAAACGGTATTCATGAAGTTGACGGAAGGCAAGACGGCATGA